The genomic window GGCGGCACCAGGTTGGTGGCGAGCAGCACCACCATGAGACCCAGGACCACCAGCGCCCGACGCGCCCCGTTCCCGAGCGGAACAGTGCGCCGCAGCGCGTGTGGCGGCGTCACGGCGATGACGTCGGGCGAGCGGGTGTAGCGCTCCAGCGCCGCCCACGGGCCCTGGACGAGCACGGCATCCCCCGCCTGCAGCGTCAGCTCGCCCGCTGTCCCGTCTCGGGAGACGTGCGGTGGCTGCGTGGTGCCCCGCCGTGCCGCGAGGATCACGAGGTTCTCATCGCGGGTCATCATTCCCGACCAGACGGTGCGCCCGATGAGGGTGGAGCGGGGGGCCACCATGACCTCGACCACCCCGTCGGTCGCGCTGAACAGGCTCCGGGTGGACAGGTCGACGGCGTAGCTCTCGCGCCACCCCTGCGCCGCGGCGCTGGGGTCGGGCGCCGCATCGAACCGATCGGCGGTGCGGTCGGGCAGCAGGCGCGGACCGAGCACGGCGACCATTGCGATCGTGAGCGCCACGAGCGGCACCCCGGCCAGCGCGAACTCGAAGAAGCCGAAGGGGCGCCCGCCGGCCGACTCCGCCAGCTGCGACACCACCGGGTTCACGGGAGTACCGGTCAGCGTGAGCAGCGATCCGGCGCTGGCGGTGAAGGCGAGCGGGATCAGCATCTTCGACGGCACGATGCCGGCGCGCAGGGCCACCACCACGACCACCGGCAGCAGCGCCGCGACGGCGCCGTTGATGCTGATGAAGCCGGTGAGCACCGCCGACATCGCGCCGATGATCACCAGAAGCCGCCGGGGCCGCGCACCCCCGCGGGTGAGAACCTGCTGGCCGGCCCAGGCCGTCACCCCGGTGGCATCCAATCCCTCGCTGATGACGAACAGCGACGCGATGAAGATCACGGTCGGGTCGGCGAATCCGGCGAACGCCTCGGGAAGGGTCTGGATGCCGGTCACCCACAGCGCCAGCGTCACGCCGATCGCCACGATCGCCAGGGGCACCTTTCCGCTGACGAAGGCGATGATCGCCAGTCCCAGGATGACGAAGATCGCGATCACGGGGTCCACGCGTCAACGGTACCCCCGCCCCTCCGGCGGAGGGCGGGTCAGACGAAGCGCACGGTGCGCTGCAGGCGCGTGCGCACGTCGAACAGCTCGTTGCCGCCGATGTCGCGCGCACCGGTCATGCCGCGGCGGAGCACCGTCGCCAGCGAGCTGCGCGAGACCACCGCCACCGGCAGGCCGCGAACCTTCCCCAGCTCCTCGATCGGCTGCAGCAGGTCGTCGTCGGGCAGCACCACCAGCACGCCGCTGAACCGCACGCCCGCAGCGCGGGCGATGGTGCGGGTACGGGCGACCAGGTCGGCCACGGGCGACCCTTCGACCCCGTCGCCGATGAGTTCGCCCCGCCGCACGCGCACGGGTCCGCCGAAATCTTCGGACAGCACGGCATACAGCCCGCTGGGACCGAGCACGATGTGGTCGAGCTTCGCGTCGGGGCGGTCGCCGCGGGCCGGCGCCGAGACGTCGTGCCACACGGTGTAGCCCATGCCGAGATCGGCGACCACGCGCGCGGTGGCCTCTTCGGCGAGCGCGTCGGCCAGCAGCCGGCGCACCTCGTGGGGTGCGGTGCGCACGAGGGCGGGGCCGTACGGGTCCGGAAGGTCGACGCCGCGCCCTGCCCACTCCCGGATCAGGGTGAGGTAGCGCTCCCGCCGCCATCCGCCGGGGTGCCCGAACGAGCGGGCGCGCGGACGGGTGTCGGTGCGCGCGGACGGTGCCTTCCACCCGGAGAAGTCCGGGGCGGCAGCCGCGCCGAAACCGTGGCCGCGGTCATAGGCCGCACGGGCGTCGGGGGTGCCCACCAGCTCCCACGCGCGCTGCACCTGCACGAACACCGCGGCATCGCCACCGGTGTCGGGGTGGGTCTGCCGCAGTCGCAGGCGATAGGCCTTGCGCAGCGCCTCGTCGTCGGCCGCGGGCTCGACGCCGAGCACGTCGTACGCCGAGGCGGACAGCGGACTGTCGAACACGTTCCCTCCCGGGGTCGGCCATCCAGGCTAGCGGCGCAACCCGGACGTCAGCTCCACAGCGGCATGTCGGGAACGAACGCCAGCGCCTCGTGGGCGATTCCCGGGTCGACGTCGGCGAGGGCGGCCGGATGCCACCGCGGCGAGCGGTCCTTGTCGACCAGCTGGGCCCGGATCCCCTCCACGAGGTCCGGCTGGGTCTGGGCGAACCACATCACCAGGCCGTACTCCTGGGCGAGGGCCGCGCGCAGGTCCGGCAGGGCCCGGGCACGGCGGACGGCGGCGAGGGTGACGGTCAGCGCCGTCGGCGACAGCGTCTCGAGCTCGTCGGCGGTGGCGGATGCCGCAGCTTCCGGCCGTGCCCGCAGGCGCTCGACGATGTCCGCCACGGAGTCGCCGGCGAAGGCGTCGTCGATCCACGCGCGGTCCGCCTGCAGGCGGGACGGCCCCGCCGTGGTGTCGAAGAGCAGGGTGAGCTCGGTGGGTGTGTGGGGGTCGGCGCGGGTCTCGAGCGCATGCTGCAGCTCGGGCAGGTGCTCCGACGGCACCAGGTGGTCGGCGAAGCCGGCGTGGATCGCGTCCGCGGCATCCATCGTCGTGCCGGTGAGCCCCAGGTACTCCCCCAGCCGGCCCGGCGCACGGCCGAGCAGCCAGGTGCCGCCGACGTCGGGGGTGAAGCCGATGCGGGTCTCCGGCATGGCGAGCCGGGATCGCTCCGTGACGACGCGCACGGCGGCGTGGCCGGCGAGG from Microbacterium sp. zg-Y625 includes these protein-coding regions:
- a CDS encoding SLC13 family permease — its product is MDPVIAIFVILGLAIIAFVSGKVPLAIVAIGVTLALWVTGIQTLPEAFAGFADPTVIFIASLFVISEGLDATGVTAWAGQQVLTRGGARPRRLLVIIGAMSAVLTGFISINGAVAALLPVVVVVALRAGIVPSKMLIPLAFTASAGSLLTLTGTPVNPVVSQLAESAGGRPFGFFEFALAGVPLVALTIAMVAVLGPRLLPDRTADRFDAAPDPSAAAQGWRESYAVDLSTRSLFSATDGVVEVMVAPRSTLIGRTVWSGMMTRDENLVILAARRGTTQPPHVSRDGTAGELTLQAGDAVLVQGPWAALERYTRSPDVIAVTPPHALRRTVPLGNGARRALVVLGLMVVLLATNLVPPAVAGLLAAGAMVLTGVMTMPQAYRSISWTTVILIGGMVPLSSAFVSTGAADVVAALVLGFTGDASPHLALLVLCVVTIVLGQFISNVATVLVVAPIAVSIAATLDLSVQPFMMALTVAGAASFLTPIATPVNLMVMQPGGYRFGDYWRLGLPLALVFLAVAVLYVPLIWPF
- a CDS encoding J domain-containing protein — translated: MFDSPLSASAYDVLGVEPAADDEALRKAYRLRLRQTHPDTGGDAAVFVQVQRAWELVGTPDARAAYDRGHGFGAAAAPDFSGWKAPSARTDTRPRARSFGHPGGWRRERYLTLIREWAGRGVDLPDPYGPALVRTAPHEVRRLLADALAEEATARVVADLGMGYTVWHDVSAPARGDRPDAKLDHIVLGPSGLYAVLSEDFGGPVRVRRGELIGDGVEGSPVADLVARTRTIARAAGVRFSGVLVVLPDDDLLQPIEELGKVRGLPVAVVSRSSLATVLRRGMTGARDIGGNELFDVRTRLQRTVRFV
- a CDS encoding enoyl-CoA hydratase/isomerase family protein — its product is MTENPPETRIRVQRRNGVGHLTLDRPRAINALDLGMVEDLHAALDAWRDDPDVGIVLLDGAGERGLCAGGDVRGLYDQIVAGRPGDTALFFRAEYALNAAIAEYPKPVVVLADGITMGGGMGLAGHAAVRVVTERSRLAMPETRIGFTPDVGGTWLLGRAPGRLGEYLGLTGTTMDAADAIHAGFADHLVPSEHLPELQHALETRADPHTPTELTLLFDTTAGPSRLQADRAWIDDAFAGDSVADIVERLRARPEAAASATADELETLSPTALTVTLAAVRRARALPDLRAALAQEYGLVMWFAQTQPDLVEGIRAQLVDKDRSPRWHPAALADVDPGIAHEALAFVPDMPLWS